Proteins encoded in a region of the Lysobacterales bacterium genome:
- a CDS encoding helix-turn-helix transcriptional regulator, producing MDALPLLVGFSLGAAVLLMLALATAYRGLDLPPQSRAAGWVMLLGLAHTQWSHLGMVESAAAMPLTRSYVVVLFLQSLGFYWLLLGVLRRGEDWRRWEWALPVLVLLAGAGVPLVWAIPLGLGMGTAFALHLALLLYRLRALRRWFRLELPVVLVFALMGMTIAISGLSAPWGLGWSAYAQIYAWMIALGFFGVLWLLLVVPDLASKTQEAVAQSYAQSTLGRVDVRAKLAELTRLFEVERIHRDEGLSLARVAELMELSTHQLSELVNAHLGIGFSKLVRQQRVRDAQKMLVDEPRASVLSVGLAVGFASQSTFYVAFKDELGVVPGQYRKQALGAGPVR from the coding sequence ATGGACGCTCTCCCCCTGCTGGTCGGCTTTTCTCTTGGCGCAGCGGTGCTGCTGATGCTGGCGCTGGCGACGGCATATCGAGGCCTCGACCTGCCGCCGCAGTCGCGCGCAGCGGGCTGGGTGATGCTGCTCGGGCTCGCCCATACGCAGTGGTCGCATCTCGGCATGGTCGAGTCGGCGGCCGCGATGCCGCTGACGCGCAGCTATGTGGTGGTGCTGTTCCTGCAGTCGCTGGGCTTCTACTGGCTGCTGCTCGGCGTGCTGCGGCGAGGTGAGGACTGGCGTCGCTGGGAGTGGGCTCTGCCCGTGCTGGTGCTGCTGGCAGGGGCTGGGGTGCCGCTGGTCTGGGCGATTCCGCTGGGCCTGGGCATGGGCACGGCGTTCGCTCTGCATCTGGCCCTGCTGCTGTATCGACTGCGCGCGCTGCGGCGCTGGTTCCGGCTGGAGCTGCCGGTGGTGCTGGTGTTCGCCTTGATGGGCATGACCATTGCGATCAGCGGGCTGTCGGCGCCGTGGGGTCTGGGCTGGTCGGCCTATGCGCAGATCTATGCGTGGATGATCGCGCTGGGCTTCTTCGGCGTGCTCTGGCTGCTGCTGGTGGTGCCGGATCTCGCCAGCAAGACCCAGGAGGCGGTGGCGCAGAGCTACGCGCAGAGCACCCTCGGACGCGTCGATGTCCGGGCCAAGCTGGCCGAGCTGACGCGACTGTTCGAGGTCGAGCGTATCCACCGCGACGAGGGCCTGAGCCTGGCCCGTGTCGCCGAGCTGATGGAGCTGTCCACCCACCAGCTGTCCGAGCTGGTCAATGCGCATCTCGGCATCGGCTTCTCCAAGCTGGTGCGCCAGCAGAGGGTGCGCGATGCGCAGAAGATGCTGGTTGACGAGCCGCGCGCCTCGGTGCTGTCGGTCGGCCTGGCGGTGGGGTTCGCCTCGCAGTCGACCTTCTATGTCGCCTTCAAGGACGAGTTGGGCGTGGTGCCGGGGCAGTACCGCAAGCAGGCGCTGGGGGCGGGGCCTGTGCGATGA
- the hemF gene encoding oxygen-dependent coproporphyrinogen oxidase has protein sequence MQPIDTVADFLRGLQDRICSAIEGADGAARFAEDEWQRAEGGGGRTRVLREGAVFEQAGIGFSDVSGERLPPSASAARPELAGASWRAVGVSLVFHPRNPYLPTTHANVRHFRAMRDGEVVGWWFGGGFDLTPFYPIDEDVLHWHRAARALCEPFGGEARYASHKRWCDEYFFLKHRGETRGVGGLFFDDLHEDFDRDFAYLQAVGNGFLDAYLPIVERRRDTPFGEREREFQLYRRGRYVEFNLVWDRGTLFGLQSGGRTESILMSLPPRVRFEYGYTPEPGSAEARLNDYLRPREWLGSGDSGLGLGD, from the coding sequence ATGCAGCCCATCGACACCGTGGCCGACTTTCTGCGCGGCCTGCAGGACCGCATCTGCAGCGCCATCGAAGGCGCCGACGGCGCCGCGCGCTTTGCCGAAGACGAATGGCAGCGCGCCGAAGGCGGCGGCGGCCGCACCCGCGTGCTGCGCGAGGGCGCGGTGTTCGAGCAGGCCGGTATCGGCTTCTCCGACGTCAGCGGCGAGCGCCTGCCGCCCTCGGCCAGCGCCGCGCGGCCCGAGCTGGCGGGTGCGTCCTGGCGCGCGGTCGGCGTGTCGCTGGTGTTCCATCCGCGCAACCCGTACCTCCCGACCACCCACGCCAACGTGCGCCACTTCCGCGCGATGCGCGACGGCGAGGTCGTCGGCTGGTGGTTCGGCGGCGGCTTCGATCTCACGCCCTTCTATCCGATCGATGAGGACGTGCTGCACTGGCACCGTGCCGCTCGCGCGCTGTGCGAGCCCTTCGGCGGCGAAGCGCGCTATGCCTCGCACAAGCGCTGGTGCGACGAGTACTTCTTCTTGAAGCATCGCGGCGAGACCCGCGGCGTCGGCGGGCTGTTCTTCGACGACCTGCACGAGGACTTCGACCGCGACTTCGCCTACCTGCAGGCGGTGGGCAACGGCTTCCTCGATGCCTATCTGCCGATCGTCGAGCGCCGCCGCGACACGCCTTTCGGCGAGCGCGAGCGCGAGTTCCAGCTCTACCGCCGCGGCCGCTACGTCGAGTTCAACCTGGTCTGGGACCGCGGCACCTTGTTCGGCCTGCAGAGCGGCGGCCGCACCGAATCCATCCTGATGAGCCTGCCGCCGCGCGTGCGATTCGAGTACGGCTACACGCCCGAACCCGGCAGCGCCGAGGCGCGGCTCAATGACTACTTGCGGCCGCGGGAGTGGCTTGGGAGCGGGGATTCGGGATTGGGGCTTGGGGATTGA
- the arfB gene encoding aminoacyl-tRNA hydrolase produces the protein MLRITPSIAIPDEELEERFVRSSGPGGQNVNKVATAVELRFDAANSGALPAPLKARLLARRDSRITEDGVVIIQAQRYRSQDRNREDARERLLALIQAVLKPPKPRIATKPSKGAQERRLSSKRERAGIKRQRAARAVDLD, from the coding sequence ATGCTCCGCATCACGCCTTCCATCGCCATTCCCGACGAAGAGCTCGAGGAGCGCTTCGTGCGTTCGTCCGGACCCGGCGGGCAGAACGTCAACAAGGTCGCAACCGCGGTCGAGCTGCGCTTTGATGCCGCGAACTCCGGCGCCCTGCCGGCGCCGCTGAAGGCGAGGCTGCTCGCGCGTCGCGACAGCCGCATCACCGAGGACGGCGTGGTGATCATCCAGGCCCAGCGCTACCGCAGCCAAGACCGCAACCGCGAGGACGCGCGCGAACGCCTGCTGGCCCTGATCCAGGCCGTGCTCAAGCCGCCAAAACCGCGCATCGCCACCAAGCCCAGCAAGGGGGCGCAGGAGCGTCGCCTGTCCAGCAAGCGCGAGCGCGCCGGCATCAAGCGCCAGCGCGCGGCGCGCGCGGTGGATCTCGACTGA
- the speA gene encoding biosynthetic arginine decarboxylase produces the protein MSEWSIDRARRTYAVPHWGEGYFDIDADGGIAVLPRGGEGPRIALPAVVDQALATGMKLPLLLRFSDVLGHRLGRLQAAFAHAMRELDYTGGYTAIYPIKVNQHYGVAGELAAHGGEGFGLEAGSKPELMAVLALSRPGGVVVCNGYKDREYIRLALIGRRLGLKTYIVVEKASELEHIIEESKALGVRPGLGVRMRLASLGAGKWQNSGGDKAKFGLSPRQLLDLVERLRGADMLDCLELLHFHMGSQISNVRDFAAGMREATRYFVEVSKLGAPIRYMDVGGGLGVDYEGTRSRGSCSINYGLEQYASTIVQPLAEACVEHGLTPPKVMTESGRALTAHHALLVANVSEVEQAPEGAVPAAASDEPAVIRHLRETHAALDERPALELYHEAQHYQAEGQALYALGQLELAERAAIDDLFYAIAQGVRARLDYAEKGHRAVLDELNERLVDKYFVNFSVFESIPDVWAIDQIFPIAPIHRLNEAPTRRGIIADLTCDSDGQVETYVDSGDLDSSLPLHVPRAGESYRLGIFMVGAYQDTLGDIHNLFGDTDAVNVRLTGNGYTLERSRRGDTADVMLDYVGYSLSDLRRRYGAMVAAADLPAEEALRLSAALEAGLTGYTYLADEANG, from the coding sequence ATGAGCGAGTGGTCGATCGACCGCGCCCGTCGCACCTACGCCGTCCCGCACTGGGGCGAGGGCTATTTCGACATCGATGCCGATGGCGGCATCGCGGTGCTGCCGCGCGGCGGCGAGGGCCCGCGGATCGCCCTGCCGGCGGTGGTCGATCAGGCCCTGGCGACGGGCATGAAGCTGCCGCTGCTGCTGCGCTTCTCCGACGTGCTCGGCCATCGGCTGGGCCGCCTGCAGGCGGCGTTCGCGCACGCTATGCGCGAGCTGGACTACACGGGCGGCTACACCGCGATCTATCCGATCAAGGTCAACCAGCACTACGGCGTGGCCGGCGAGCTGGCCGCCCACGGCGGCGAGGGCTTCGGCCTTGAGGCCGGCTCCAAGCCGGAGCTGATGGCCGTACTCGCCCTGTCGCGCCCGGGCGGCGTGGTGGTCTGCAACGGCTACAAGGACCGCGAGTACATCCGCCTCGCCCTGATCGGTCGGCGGCTCGGCCTCAAGACCTACATCGTGGTCGAGAAGGCCAGCGAGCTTGAGCACATCATCGAGGAGTCGAAGGCGCTGGGCGTGCGCCCGGGCCTGGGCGTGCGCATGCGTCTTGCCAGCCTCGGCGCCGGCAAGTGGCAGAACAGCGGCGGCGACAAGGCCAAGTTCGGGCTGTCGCCGCGCCAGCTGCTCGACCTCGTCGAGCGCCTGCGCGGCGCCGACATGCTCGACTGCCTGGAGCTGCTGCACTTCCACATGGGCAGCCAGATCTCCAACGTGCGCGACTTCGCCGCCGGCATGCGCGAGGCCACCCGCTACTTCGTCGAGGTCAGCAAGCTCGGCGCGCCGATCCGCTACATGGACGTCGGCGGCGGCCTCGGCGTCGACTACGAAGGCACCCGCTCGCGCGGCAGCTGCTCGATCAACTACGGGCTTGAGCAGTACGCCAGCACCATCGTGCAGCCGCTGGCCGAGGCCTGCGTCGAGCACGGCCTGACGCCGCCCAAGGTGATGACCGAGTCGGGCCGCGCGCTGACCGCGCACCATGCGCTTCTGGTCGCCAACGTCTCCGAGGTCGAGCAGGCGCCGGAAGGCGCGGTGCCGGCCGCGGCCAGCGATGAGCCGGCGGTGATCCGCCACCTGCGCGAGACCCACGCCGCCCTGGACGAGCGCCCCGCGCTCGAGCTCTACCACGAGGCCCAGCACTACCAGGCCGAAGGCCAGGCCCTGTACGCCCTGGGCCAGCTGGAGCTGGCCGAGCGCGCGGCCATCGACGATCTGTTCTACGCCATCGCCCAGGGCGTGCGTGCCCGCCTGGATTACGCCGAGAAGGGCCATCGTGCGGTGCTGGACGAACTCAACGAGCGTCTGGTCGACAAGTACTTCGTCAATTTCTCGGTGTTCGAGTCGATCCCCGACGTGTGGGCGATCGACCAGATCTTCCCGATCGCGCCGATTCACCGCCTGAACGAAGCGCCGACCCGCCGCGGCATCATCGCCGATCTCACCTGCGACTCCGACGGCCAGGTCGAGACCTATGTCGACAGCGGCGACTTGGACAGCAGCCTGCCCCTGCACGTGCCGCGTGCAGGCGAAAGCTATCGGCTGGGCATCTTCATGGTCGGCGCCTACCAGGACACGCTGGGCGATATCCACAACTTGTTCGGCGACACCGACGCGGTGAACGTGCGCCTGACCGGCAATGGCTACACGCTGGAGCGCAGCCGCCGTGGCGACACCGCGGATGTGATGCTCGACTACGTGGGCTACAGCCTGTCCGACCTGCGCCGCCGCTACGGCGCCATGGTCGCCGCTGCCGATCTGCCGGCCGAAGAGGCGCTGCGTCTGTCGGCCGCGCTCGAAGCCGGCCTCACCGGCTACACCTACCTCGCGGACGAAGCCAATGGCTGA
- a CDS encoding pseudouridylate synthase produces MSEAPLDLLYRDEALAVVNKPAGLLAHRSQIAAHEDRFLLDQLREQLGQRCFLAHRLDRATSGALLLAFDKGTAAALGEQFMGRSVEKTYLAVVRGWTEDSGRIEHALDAPGKPEPKPAISHYRRLATIELPYPMSGFDTARYCLLAMQPETGRYRQLRRHLKHIHHHLIGDTSHGDGRHNRLFRAEFRCHRMLLHAWRIAFDHPADGRRLGIEAPVDGEFAALLARFGWQAALGAGIGDRGLPTVEPSTARNELR; encoded by the coding sequence ATGTCCGAGGCCCCGCTCGACCTGCTCTACCGTGACGAGGCCCTGGCCGTGGTCAACAAGCCCGCCGGCCTCTTGGCCCACCGCAGCCAGATCGCCGCGCACGAGGACCGCTTTCTGCTGGACCAGCTGCGTGAGCAGCTCGGCCAGCGCTGCTTCCTCGCCCATCGGCTGGACCGCGCCACTTCGGGCGCCCTGCTGCTGGCCTTCGACAAAGGCACGGCAGCCGCGCTCGGCGAGCAGTTCATGGGCCGCAGCGTCGAGAAGACCTACCTGGCCGTGGTGCGTGGATGGACAGAAGACTCCGGCCGCATCGAGCACGCGCTGGATGCCCCCGGCAAGCCCGAGCCCAAGCCGGCGATCAGCCACTACCGTCGGCTGGCCACGATCGAACTGCCCTACCCCATGAGCGGCTTCGACACCGCGCGCTACTGCCTCTTGGCGATGCAGCCCGAGACTGGCCGCTACCGCCAGCTGCGCCGGCATCTCAAGCACATCCATCACCATCTGATCGGCGACACCAGCCACGGCGACGGCCGCCACAACCGCCTGTTCCGCGCCGAGTTCCGCTGCCACCGCATGCTGCTGCACGCGTGGCGGATCGCCTTCGACCATCCGGCCGACGGTCGCAGGCTCGGCATTGAAGCGCCTGTGGACGGCGAGTTCGCCGCGCTGCTGGCGCGGTTCGGGTGGCAGGCGGCGCTTGGAGCGGGGATTGGGGATCGGGGCTTGCCGACAGTGGAACCCTCGACGGCTCGGAACGAGCTCCGCTAA
- a CDS encoding NAD(P)-dependent oxidoreductase yields MAEHGAPRCGFIGLGAMGAPMAGHLHARGLLTAVGNRTQAKADALAAQLGVRRASSAAEFADCDVVLLCVSEDADVLQNVQALREVLKPGARVVDHSTVSADTAREASRLLAERGIGFVDAPVSGGAEGARNGKLSIMVGGHADDLDAVRPALEAYALRITHMGATGAGQCTKAVNQVLVAGINEAVCEGLALGEKLGLDPDKLLPTLGAGAAGNWFLDKRGASMLRSEYVPGFKCAHLLKDLRIVLGMAQNAGVNTAVIEQALADYAQLVERGLGDADTSALIELKRQG; encoded by the coding sequence ATGGCTGAGCACGGAGCGCCGCGCTGCGGCTTCATCGGCCTGGGTGCGATGGGCGCGCCCATGGCCGGGCACCTGCATGCGCGCGGCCTGCTGACTGCGGTCGGCAATCGCACGCAGGCGAAGGCGGATGCGCTGGCCGCCCAGCTCGGCGTGCGCAGGGCGTCTTCGGCGGCCGAATTTGCGGACTGCGATGTCGTGCTGCTTTGCGTGTCCGAAGACGCCGACGTGCTGCAGAACGTTCAGGCCCTGCGCGAAGTGCTGAAGCCTGGCGCGCGCGTGGTCGACCACTCCACCGTCAGCGCCGACACCGCGCGCGAGGCCTCGCGCTTGCTCGCCGAGCGCGGCATCGGCTTCGTCGATGCGCCGGTCAGCGGCGGCGCCGAGGGCGCGCGCAACGGCAAGCTCTCGATCATGGTCGGCGGACATGCCGACGATCTTGACGCCGTGCGCCCCGCGCTCGAGGCCTACGCCCTTCGCATCACCCACATGGGCGCGACCGGCGCGGGTCAATGCACCAAGGCGGTCAACCAGGTGCTCGTGGCCGGCATCAACGAGGCCGTGTGCGAAGGTCTGGCGCTCGGCGAAAAGCTCGGCCTCGACCCCGACAAGCTGCTGCCCACGCTGGGCGCCGGCGCCGCCGGCAACTGGTTCCTCGACAAGCGCGGCGCCAGCATGCTGCGCTCCGAGTACGTGCCCGGCTTCAAGTGCGCCCACCTGCTGAAGGATCTGCGCATCGTGCTCGGCATGGCGCAGAACGCTGGCGTCAACACCGCGGTCATCGAACAGGCCCTGGCCGACTACGCCCAGCTGGTCGAACGCGGCCTGGGCGACGCCGATACCTCGGCGCTGATCGAGCTGAAGCGGCAGGGCTGA
- a CDS encoding lysophospholipid acyltransferase family protein, which yields MLPLHTPVHQPLPDRAPRRGGPFTRWFGRSLLRLGGWHMRGAFPEVDKMVIIVAPHSSGWDAIWGLGMKIALGLDIAFMAKAELFRGPVGWVLRRLGGFPVNRSSSAGVVEQVAERYRSRETLWVALAPEGTRRRVEDWRSGFWRIARAAEVPVLCIYFHYPERVIGIGPLLQMTDSLDADMARIRDYYRPWMGKNRGTV from the coding sequence ATGCTGCCGCTGCACACGCCCGTGCATCAGCCCCTGCCAGACCGCGCCCCACGCCGCGGTGGCCCCTTTACGCGCTGGTTCGGCCGCAGCCTGCTGCGTCTGGGCGGCTGGCACATGCGCGGCGCGTTTCCCGAGGTCGACAAGATGGTGATCATCGTCGCCCCGCACTCGTCAGGCTGGGACGCGATCTGGGGCCTCGGTATGAAGATCGCGCTGGGCCTCGACATCGCCTTCATGGCCAAGGCCGAGCTGTTTCGCGGGCCCGTCGGCTGGGTGCTGCGCCGGCTCGGCGGCTTTCCGGTCAACCGCAGCAGCAGCGCCGGCGTGGTCGAACAGGTGGCCGAGCGCTACCGCAGCCGCGAGACTCTGTGGGTGGCACTGGCGCCGGAGGGCACGCGACGCCGCGTCGAGGACTGGCGATCCGGCTTCTGGCGCATCGCCCGCGCTGCCGAAGTGCCGGTGCTGTGCATCTACTTCCACTACCCCGAGCGCGTGATCGGCATCGGCCCCTTGCTGCAGATGACGGACTCGCTCGATGCCGACATGGCGAGGATCCGCGACTACTACCGGCCCTGGATGGGGAAAAACCGCGGCACGGTGTAG
- a CDS encoding TIGR02594 family protein → MREYQMREIAGLWPEGQGPERGAAPHGGCLGPDSRGSGGRSSGRWGDSCVMHSSFDFDSWLRTRQPWMRIAEAELGVREIAGSTHEPRIIEYHATTGRFTTDEVPWCSSFVNWVIEAAGLKGTKSAGALSWRNWGKTLVSPSYGSIAVMDYGRGRGHVAFVAGRTATDALVLLGGNQANSVCLRSYRRSSIAAYVYPKDFIPEYQLPQLAATAGGGFASTR, encoded by the coding sequence ATGCGCGAGTACCAGATGCGGGAGATCGCGGGCCTCTGGCCCGAGGGACAGGGCCCGGAGCGTGGCGCTGCTCCGCATGGCGGCTGTCTTGGCCCCGACAGCCGGGGCTCCGGCGGTCGCAGCTCCGGCCGCTGGGGCGACAGCTGCGTGATGCACTCGTCGTTCGATTTCGATTCCTGGCTGCGCACGCGTCAGCCGTGGATGCGGATTGCGGAAGCCGAGCTTGGGGTCCGTGAGATCGCCGGTTCGACCCATGAGCCGCGGATTATCGAGTACCACGCGACCACGGGGCGCTTCACCACGGATGAAGTGCCTTGGTGTTCCAGCTTCGTGAACTGGGTGATTGAAGCGGCAGGGCTCAAGGGCACCAAGAGCGCAGGGGCCCTGTCCTGGAGAAACTGGGGCAAGACCCTTGTGAGTCCAAGCTACGGGAGCATTGCGGTGATGGACTATGGGCGCGGCCGGGGCCATGTCGCCTTCGTCGCCGGGCGGACGGCGACCGACGCTTTGGTGCTGCTGGGCGGAAACCAGGCCAACTCTGTCTGTCTTCGGAGCTATCGACGGAGTTCGATCGCCGCCTACGTCTATCCGAAGGACTTCATCCCCGAGTATCAGCTGCCTCAGCTCGCCGCGACTGCGGGCGGCGGCTTCGCGAGCACGCGCTGA